The Rhinolophus sinicus isolate RSC01 linkage group LG07, ASM3656204v1, whole genome shotgun sequence genomic interval TGAAGGACCGCTGCGCTCCGGTCATGTCAGCCTTCGGCTTCCCCTGGCCCGACATGCTCGAGTGCGACCGTTTCCCCCAGGACAACGACCTTTGCATCCCCCTCGCTAGCAGCGACCACCTCCTGCCGGCCACCGAGGAAGGTAAGCCTTACTCCCtatttcccctcctcccagctccgCTAAGGCTTTGGGTGAGGGGGGAATCCCAAGGCCCGCCCCACGTCCGGATGCGTACCCGCCTGGGGTGCCAGTCCTGGGCGGGGGGCAGACGCTCTCCTTGCCCTGGTGTGTCATCGTGACAAATATGAGACaacctccccacacacaccccagcctCTAATTCCCTTCCCGAGTTACACCAGTTGCTCTTTCTTAGggacagtttaaaaaaagaaagaaaacgaagAACTGAACGGCATCTTTTCCTTATAGTagatacataattatttttaaagatgctaGCAGGGAGGCCGAAATTTTGAGAGCGTTGGAAATGGTCCCGCGTGGAGTTGTTGACGGTGAGCATCTGGGCAGAGGCTCCTCGCTCAGCCTCATGCAGCACGTTCTTACCGCTGGGCAGGATTCTAGGCACTGGAACATTCCCATACAGACAGGACAGCCAAAATCCACAAAACATGCAGTCTTCTAAGGTACTTTTTGGTCTTTGGGGATGTAAGTTTGGGAAATAAAAGCAGGACTGGCTCGGAGTGGATTGAAAATTGAGCATTTGTTGTAACTGCCCAGGTGTCTAAGGAAGAGGGCATAAAGGGGATCTCCAGGGAACATTTTCTATCACAATTCAGCTTTTATCTTGGGAGTGGTTTTAATTAACTGGAGAAAATCATGCAAAAGAGAGTTTCCCAAGTTTTTAGAAAACAGAGGGGGAGTTCCTGTGCAAAAACCATCAAAGCAATGAAAACCTCATGGGCTCTTGATATTCTTcctgaaaggaaaacatatacAATGTGTCTGAGCTGATTTAGGTCCTCCTGGGATGGAAAGGGGGCTTGTAATCCCTTTCAGGGCTCCAGCAGCATCTCCCTTTCAATCTCTAATTGTTTTCCTACAGCCATCATTAgttaaagaaaatgcaaagttGCTTAGCAATCTTTCCTGGCAGGCACCATGAATGTGCAATCATCTTATTGGTTAGATTTCTAATTTATTGCAAATGTTTGGCATATTTCAAACATTTGTCCAACATACACCACAGACCAACCAATACAGGTTagtaacattttatatacattccTAGAGCTCCTAAttggaaatgtttcattttgtttgagtGAGGGGAGTTAAGGGCAGTTTTATGTGTGTtgcagtttgtttttatttctttccactaTCAGCACCAACATTACACTACCTTTCTCCCAGAAGCCATTTTCTcccttcaaaataaaagtttacgTTCTTCAAATTATGCTCTgccatttttttctaacttgaTAAATAACTCTTCAATCATAAGTTACGTGAagtttttttctgtgaaaattctattttgtgttaatgaaatcaaatttcacctaaattttaaagacagaattaaCACATTTACAAATGGGAGAAAGGgagtatgttttccttttcctaagaAATCCAGCTCTTCTAGAAGAATCCTTAGTAGTCTCTCTGATTATTGTACAAGTGCACACTCCTACGTTTGGTCAGACCCCAGAGACCATTTGCTTCAACTTTGATTAGCTTCaggaaaaggtgtgtgtgtgtgtgtgtgtgtgtgtgtgtgtgtgtgtgtgtgtgtgtgtgtttgtttggctggttttttgttttgtttgtttttgagaattCGTAATGGacaaaaaggggaaagaagaacCTTCACCAGGGACAAAGATAACAATGAAATACATGCTGCTGGACTCAAGCATGCATTTGGCAGGAAGCACAAGGTGATACAGACACAGCCAGTTAGAGCAGGTTGTTGGACTTATTGGGGTGTGTTTCCAAGGTGAGAAAGAGCCCCTCTGTGACCTTTACACCACTAGCCACTTCTCCCTGTCCAAACTTTAAAAGATCTTGAAATGACTCTCCTGAGGCACAGCTCTGCTAAAGAGCCCAGCACAGACATGGCTGTGCTCGTGCCCTGCAGCCAAGAAAGAATCTTTTAGCCGTACGTTGTGGTTATGTTTTCCAAAATCCTCAAGAACCTTCTGGTGTTTCCTTCTCAGAGAGCCTTTGGGAATGAACAACTCTTTCAGAGACTGAGTTTGTccaggggtggggaagaagagcTAAAAAGCTACAACCCATCCCCGTTAACTGTAGCTATACGTGCACACTATGCCCCTAATGCCCTTTTTCTTTGGGAGTGACTATTGATTAAACACAGCATATGGGCATTTTTGCCCCTCAAAAAAATGGCAGGCATGGGAGACTTCTTAGGAATGACTAATCCTTCTTGGATaaaggaggcagagctggagtCTTGTAGGACAATTGCTACTCTTGCCTGGGTGGGCCCCTGTGAGTTATTTACAAACTCTACCTGCTGTCCCCTTTTAAGCAAACTTACTAATTTTTCACCTTTCTAGCTCCGAAGGTATGTGAAgcctgcaaaaataaaaatgaggatgaCAACGACATAATGGAAACTCTTTGTAAAAATGATTTTGGTAAGTAAtacaccaccaacaacaaaagatttcACATTCAAAAGTTGTATTTACCACTAAAACTTAAAGGTGCAAATAATTAAGATGTTATTTGATAAAGGTTGGGTAAAATACTATCACCGTTCATCTTTCCTAAAATTATTTAACTTGCTGTATCCTAGTTTCCTCCCTATGTAACTATCTTGTATTGAGTTGTATCTTTTTAGGTGAGATTCGTTGTTTTGTTAAGCATCAAATAATGAGAATTATGAATTTTTCAATGTCACATTGTCCATTtcactttggctttttcttgccAACGAGCCTAATCCTGGGCCATGTTCTCTTTCTGACACTTGACATGTGCACCAGGGATGGAAACATAAATATTAGCCCCAGCAAAACACACTCAAAGCATTCAGTTGGCCACGAATGAAAATGTACTCCAGTGCCAAACAGAAATATTCTTACTTGATTCATAATACTTGACACTGTAGTGTTACACCATTAGTGAATATATCCAAGGTACTGGTTAACACTTGAAGGGGGttccttaaatttaaaaaagaataaataaagcttAGAAATTTGCTTTGGCAAAATACATGAAAGATACCATGATAGCATGGTGCTTAGGAACAATAAACAATGCGTGTGATCTGTTACCCAAGTTCCATGGAGGGTAAGTCACCACCCTCAAGAGAGTATTATAAGAGGAAAGAGAGTTAGAAACTGTCCCCGCAGGACTCCATCAGCACCATAGCTGTTATCCTTAGGCCTCCGAGGTGAGGGCAGGAGCCCGGCTAGACACGGGATCGATACTCAATTCATAGCTGACAGCCGAGAACTTTACCCAGATTCCTTAGGCATTCTGGCTTTCGTTCCATTCCAAAAACAGGCACCTTTTGATGTGTTGAAGTGGTTGGTACCCCTTAGAATCATTTATGCAGGCAGAAGGCTGAACTTACTGGTAGACAGGTGCCGTTCATGCTCTATCAAACAATAGTGGACTCTAACAGACCTCGATTAATATTTCTACATCCTCAACAAAGTCCTTGAGACTGAGAGAAGTCACTCCCGCTCCCACTATTAAGGAATACCCTCTCAGAAATCTCAGGCTTCGTCGGGTCCCTGAAACTCTGGGAACAATCCAATCACTGCTCCTTACAACCCCAGGTCTCTTCTAGAAAGTGCTCTGGGTTTAACCTTAGCTGGTGCCAGAACAACCAGAGCCACAGCTTTCGGAAAAGCTTCACACtgacaaagaagggaaaaagaaaggctgCAACTCCTAAGTCCTAATCACTCCTTCCCCTCAGCAAGAGCCATAAATGGGATGAGAGGGTGTCCTATGTCTATATTCAAATACATACACATCTCAGAGTAGCTGAGGGCCGGGCACGCTGGTCAGCAATCCCAAACCTCCAGGGCCTTACCAAACCACAGCTTCCGTGCTATAATATTTGATTAAGGGCAAGATAGAAAAACAATgtgaataaaatttatattaaaatttacataaaatgtcattttcttctgacaGCTTATGTCCTTTGCACTAGATCTAATACAGACCTCTCCTGACTTCCATGAAAAACCTGTTTATCCCGAGGCTCCAAAACAGTTCATTTAgggaacacacaacacacacacacacatgtgtgcacccTCGCATGCATTCATTGCGTGCATTGTGGTTTATCTTACAGAAGACCTCCTTCCTGAGAATGCTGTACAAGACTTGGGCCCTCAAAAAATGGGTGTGTGTGCTAGTCTGTCCTTAGAGGAGAAAGCCTTTCCAAACAACATGGAAGTCATTACACTTAAAGTATCACACATGTAGATTCTGTACAagtattgttttctatttccccaCGTTCATTTTGTCGCAAAAAGAATAATGAACTGAATTGTAGGAAGTACATCATATACTCCTGGTTTATAAGCAGTAATCCACGTTGCCTCTGTACTTTGGGGGAGTAATGGAAGGGTAAAAAGAACAAGGGTAGAAATCGGATTTATTTAACATCACACTCTTCCCCCACGGCACTCCTTATTTCAGGGGCAAAAGTACCGGCAAAGACAGGAAGGCCCAAAGTGTATACAACCTATTGCTGGGTCACATAGTGTCCCCACTGCTTCCTACCCACACCCTGCCTCCCCATTCACATCTTCCAGGGCAAGAAAAGTTACTCTGAGGCTTTGATTCCCTATGCTCGGTCCCAGCTGAAAATCCGGGGAGTTAATGCCTGATGTTTTCCCATGGTAAACTTTTGCGGAGTTGGTTATTTTAAAGCTAGAGAAATATGACTAATAAACCTTTCCTCTGGTTAAAAGTGATGATTTTTCTGATGTTTggagttcaaaaatatttaatttgactAGGTGAGAGCTCACACACATGCCCTATCTGTGTTGTAGATAGGGCTCCCATGCAACGTACAATCATTTCTGTCATAttgtccccacctcccaccctttACCCAGAGGCCACAGGAACATGTGACGCTTCCATGTGAGTTGTTCCAGGATTTAAGACTCATAAACCCTGAGAACTCAGTCATGTGGTTCAGATGCATATCAGATAGAACATTGGTTGGTTAAATCACAGCGTCCTTGATTTACCTGGTTGAGCTTTGGTCATTTCCCAGTTGACGGGAAAAGCCATGCTTAAGTCAAATTCTctttctaagaaagaaagaaacccccaaagcacttatacacacacacaaaactcttcctctgttaataatttacaaaatgcatTAAACTCCGTCAAAGTCAGGAAGTTCACACTTGCACATCATCTAAACAGAACAATTGCCAATGGCACCAAGGGTCTTAGGACACATCACAGTTAGGCGAGTTAATGCTCCAACCAGGACAAGAAATTGGAAGTTGCCTTCCGAGACTACAATGATGTTATaggaggcggggggtggggggaaccagCGTTCTGAGAACTAGACTCAGCTGGGACACCACCTAACTGAGGGACCTCCTACACGTCTCTGGATTTCAGATTCTTCCTGTACCAACAAGAGATTTTAACTAGATGATTTCTTCCAATCTTAAAATTCTATACTTGCCCTGCCTTCATGGATTCTTGAAATGTAATTCCAGCATGTGTGTTTGTAGGGTTTTCTTTCCCAAAGCATACTGTTTATGACtataaaatgtgtcttttatgtAAACCACTTACTTTTGGTCTTAGCATTCTAATGAGTCTAATATCCATTTTGGAAACAGTACATATATGATCTGTAAACGCCCTGGCCTTGGACAGGCAAATGATAGCATATGAGGATGAGGTCTTCAGAAAAACACTTTTACAGCTACACATGTGCTCTTAAAAAGAGTCTTGGATATTTTTCTCCTAGTTGCTTTACCAAATCAAATGCAGCTGTAAGATCAATTCTCCTTCCCTGTAGTCTGTTCTTTAGAAAACAATGATTGTGTGATATAATTTCCTTACAGGTTTGTCCAAAAACCTCTCTGACGTAATAAATTGAGTTTAAAGCTTATGGCCACAGAAGGATCACGTTTCACCAAAGAATCAGGCATTTCTTTTCATGCTGACGTTTCCAATAGGGGAAGTCATTTGTTGAGAGCACAAACCACATGCGacctacacacaaacacaaggaGGGCTAGGAGAGTTGAGTCCTGCAAAGGGAGTTTCCTGGCAAAACCTTTGAAGCTTTAGAAACGGAGCCACCTGCTGTCCGCAGCTCCCAACCCCCCAACGCAGCCCCTCACAGTCTAACTCTAGGAagcccttcttccttcccccccAAGCCAGGTCACACCAATAGGCAGTGGAATGGGGTGAAGGAGGCTCCCAATCCATACTGCATCCCCTCCTTATCACTGGTGTGATTCCGTCTCCTTTTATCTTCGTAgcactgaaaataaaagtgaaggaGATAACCTACATCAACAGAGATACCAAAATCATCCTGGAGACCAAGAGCAAGACCATTTATAAGCTGAATGGTGTATCGGAAAGGGACCTGAAGAAGTCGGTGCTGTGGCTCAAAGACAGCTTGCAGTGCACCTGCGAGGAGATGAATGACATCAACGCGCCCTATCTGGTCATGGGACAGAAACTGGGCGGGGAGCTGGTGATCACCTCGGTGAAGCGGTGGCAGAAGGGGCAGAGAGAGTTCAAGCGCATCTCCCGCAGCATCCGCAAGCTGCAGTGCTAGTTCAGGCGCCTAGGTTGCTCCGGACAGGCCAGCTCCAGGGCTCAGCTGACCATTTCCACTCCGAGGCCTCAGCTCTCGTATCCCAAGCACAGTCCCttcagctccagccccagcctggAGCAGTGTCCCCCCCGCCTTTTGCACATTTGCACCCCCAGCCTTTCCTGAGATGTAAGGCCTTAGGAGGCCTCAGGAATGGATAGCTGTTTTCACATAAAGGAAAAACCCCCCAAATCTTGtagaaatattcaaatgaataaaatcatgcatatttttatgaagt includes:
- the SFRP2 gene encoding secreted frizzled-related protein 2, with protein sequence MPQGPGSLLLLVLASHCCLGSARGLFFGQPDFSYKRSNCKPIPANLQLCHGIEYQNMRLPNLLGHETMKEVLEQAGAWIPLVMKQCHPDTKKFLCSLFAPVCLDDLDETIQPCHSLCVQVKDRCAPVMSAFGFPWPDMLECDRFPQDNDLCIPLASSDHLLPATEEAPKVCEACKNKNEDDNDIMETLCKNDFALKIKVKEITYINRDTKIILETKSKTIYKLNGVSERDLKKSVLWLKDSLQCTCEEMNDINAPYLVMGQKLGGELVITSVKRWQKGQREFKRISRSIRKLQC